Proteins encoded in a region of the candidate division TA06 bacterium B3_TA06 genome:
- a CDS encoding lysine 2,3-aminomutase, with protein sequence MIDSKRQRALNRAQKLRERIEEYLESRKTIHTGFDVVEDVEVRKRRILDALGGTQEQWNDWHWQLRNRIRDVDTLARLIELEEQDLADITRVGRHYRWAVSPYYLSLADFSDRFGPIKLQAIPLIAELTVSGGTLDPMGEEYTSPAPAITRRYPDRLIILASNICPTYCRHCQRRRLLGQKDHHTDWGKIESSIKYIRDNPEIRDVLITGGDPLTREDEDIERMLSTLRKIDHVEIIRIGSRTPVTMPQRITPELVKMLSKYHPFFFNTQFNHPREITPDSARACQMLADAGIPMGNQMVLLNGINDRCSVVKALNQELLKIRVKPYYIFHAKEIKGALHFVTSVDKGIEIMEFLRGYTSGLAIPCYIINAPHGLGKTPILPQYVLSRGPDFITIRTWENKVVRYPNRREVDIRQF encoded by the coding sequence ATGATTGACAGTAAACGCCAACGCGCGCTGAATCGTGCCCAGAAACTGCGCGAGCGAATCGAAGAATATCTTGAATCCAGAAAGACAATCCACACCGGCTTTGACGTGGTTGAAGATGTCGAGGTACGCAAGCGTCGTATCCTGGACGCCTTGGGTGGAACCCAGGAGCAGTGGAACGACTGGCACTGGCAGCTTAGAAACCGTATCCGTGATGTGGACACCCTGGCCCGGCTAATCGAACTCGAGGAGCAGGATCTGGCAGACATCACCAGGGTCGGAAGGCATTACCGCTGGGCGGTCTCGCCCTACTACCTTTCCCTGGCCGACTTCTCCGATCGTTTCGGTCCCATAAAGCTTCAAGCTATTCCATTGATAGCCGAGCTTACCGTGTCGGGTGGAACACTTGATCCCATGGGGGAGGAGTATACCTCGCCTGCCCCTGCCATCACCCGGCGCTACCCTGACCGGTTGATAATCCTCGCCTCAAACATCTGTCCCACCTACTGCCGACATTGTCAGCGCCGAAGGCTTCTCGGTCAGAAAGACCATCACACAGATTGGGGAAAGATCGAATCCTCGATCAAGTATATCCGCGACAACCCCGAGATTCGTGACGTTTTGATCACAGGCGGCGATCCACTGACCCGGGAGGATGAGGATATCGAACGTATGCTTTCGACTTTGCGTAAGATAGACCACGTCGAGATAATCCGCATCGGCTCACGCACACCGGTAACCATGCCACAGCGCATCACACCTGAGCTGGTAAAGATGCTTAGCAAGTATCACCCCTTTTTCTTCAACACCCAGTTCAACCATCCGCGCGAGATAACACCGGATTCTGCCAGAGCCTGCCAGATGCTTGCCGATGCTGGCATCCCCATGGGCAACCAGATGGTGCTTCTGAATGGGATCAACGACCGATGCAGCGTGGTTAAGGCACTCAATCAGGAACTCTTGAAGATCAGGGTGAAACCTTACTACATCTTCCACGCCAAGGAGATCAAGGGCGCGCTCCATTTCGTGACCTCGGTGGACAAGGGGATCGAGATAATGGAGTTTTTGCGCGGCTACACCTCTGGCCTTGCGATTCCCTGCTACATCATCAACGCGCCTCACGGTCTTGGCAAGACCCCGATACTGCCTCAATACGTGCTCTCCCGGGGCCCGGATTTCATAACTATCCGCACCTGGGAGAACAAGGTCGTGCGCTACCCCAACCGCCGGGAAGTGGACATACGGCAATTCTAA